In Planctomycetota bacterium, the sequence CGCGGCATCACCGTCGGCGACGTGAAGCTCGACATGACCAAGATGATGGGCTTCAAGCAGTCCGTCGTGAACAAGATGACCGGCGGGATCGGCTTCCTGTTCAAGAAGAACAAGGTCACCCACCTTGAAGGCCACGGGAAGCTCGTCAAGCAAGGCGACGGTGTTGCCGTCGACGTGGGCGGCAAGGTCTACGGGGCGACGAATGTGCTCATCGCGACGGGGTCGACTCCGGTCGAGCTGCCGGGTCTGACATTCGACGGCAAGCACGTGCTCTCGAGCACAGAGGCGTTGGAGCTGGAGAGCGTGCCCGAGTCGCTGCTGATCGTCGGCGGCGGGTACATCGGCGTGGAAATCGGCTCCGTCTGGGCACGCCTCGGAAGCAAGGTGACGATTGTCGAGTTCGCGGATCGCATCCTGCCGGCCAGCGACGAGGAGATGGCCAAGGGCTTGCTCAAGCACCTCAAGAAGCTGGGCATCGAGTTCCACTTCGGCCACGTCGCCAAGGGGGCCAAGGTGCAAAAGGGCAAAGTCGGCGTCGTCGTCGAGCCCAAGGACGGAGGTGATTCCAAAACCTTCGCCGTCGACAAGGTCATGGTGGCGGTCGGTCGCAAGCCCAACACGGACAAGCTCGGCCTCGACGCGATCGGCGTCGAGACCGACAAGCGCGGCTTCATCGAAGTGAACGACGACTTTTCGGTGAAGAACGCCCCGAAAGGCGTCTACGCCATCGGCGATGTGATCGGGAAGATCATGCTCGCTCACAACGCCGAGCAGGAAGGCAAGACGGTTGCCGAGATGCTGGCCAAGGGGACCAAACCGCACGTGAACTACCCGGCCTGCCCGGCGGTCGTTTACACGCATCCGGAGCTGGCCAGCGTTGGGATGACCGAGGCGGAGGCGGTCGAGAAGTTCGGCAAGGACGGCATCAAGGTCGGCAAGTTCCCGCTCGCCGCCAACGGTCGGGCCGTCGGCATGGGCGAAGCCGACGGCAGCGTCAAGGTCATCGGCGACAAGAAGACCGATCGTCTGCTGGGCGTGCACATCCTCTCGCCGCACGCGAGCGACATGATCGGCGAGGCGACCGTGGCCATGGAGTTTGCCAGCAGCCTCGAAGACGTCGCCCGCAGCTACCACGCCCACCCGACGCTGCCCGAGGCGATTAAGGAAGCCGCAATGGCGGCGGACAAGAAGGCGATCCATATCTGACGAATCTGCCTCGCGAAAAGGCTTGCATCCCGGATTGCTGCCGGTACGCTACGACGACCGCGCCGATCGCCGCCTTACCAGCGGTTGCGATTTTTCGGGATAGAGAGAGACACAACATGAAGCTTGCCACTTTCGCCGCGAGCGTTTCGCTCGCCTCTGTACCTGCGTACGGGCAATTCACTGAGTTCTTCGACGAGGCGTTGTTCCTCGCCGAGCTGGACAGTGTGACCGTTGAAACCTTCGACGGCTTCCTGCCGGGTGACGGCGTCGACGCCGTCACGTTCTTCGACTTCGGAGCGTTCACCGCCGATGGTTTCAACGGCGCCGAGTTCATCGTCGCGGCCGGCGGCAGCTTCGGCGACGTGAACGGCACGAACTTCATCGACGGCTTCGTCGGAGCGACGCCGTCGGTCCGGACGGTCGTGCTGACCTTTGATGATCCGATCAGTGCTCTGGGTGCCGACTTCGTTAGCCCCGGGAGCGGCTCGGGTCTGGCCTTCGAGGTCGGCGGCGTCACCGCGCTCGACACCACGCCGCTCGGCTTCGGCAGCGGGTTTGCCGGCTTCACCAGCGACACGCCCTTCACCGAGGTGACGCTCACCTTCGGCACTGGCACGTCCGCCGCTGAGGTGTTCAGCTTCGACGACCTCGCTTTCGGCACGCTGATCCCTGAGCCCACATCGCTTGCCCTCTTCGGCATGGCCGGCCCGGTTGGCCTGCGTCGGCGTCGCTGA encodes:
- the lpdA gene encoding dihydrolipoyl dehydrogenase, whose protein sequence is MAKPDQSLDLIVIGAGPGGYVAAIKAAQLGLKVACVEKAYLGGTCLNVGCIPSKALLDSSERYASAQHLAVRGITVGDVKLDMTKMMGFKQSVVNKMTGGIGFLFKKNKVTHLEGHGKLVKQGDGVAVDVGGKVYGATNVLIATGSTPVELPGLTFDGKHVLSSTEALELESVPESLLIVGGGYIGVEIGSVWARLGSKVTIVEFADRILPASDEEMAKGLLKHLKKLGIEFHFGHVAKGAKVQKGKVGVVVEPKDGGDSKTFAVDKVMVAVGRKPNTDKLGLDAIGVETDKRGFIEVNDDFSVKNAPKGVYAIGDVIGKIMLAHNAEQEGKTVAEMLAKGTKPHVNYPACPAVVYTHPELASVGMTEAEAVEKFGKDGIKVGKFPLAANGRAVGMGEADGSVKVIGDKKTDRLLGVHILSPHASDMIGEATVAMEFASSLEDVARSYHAHPTLPEAIKEAAMAADKKAIHI
- a CDS encoding PEP-CTERM sorting domain-containing protein (PEP-CTERM proteins occur, often in large numbers, in the proteomes of bacteria that also encode an exosortase, a predicted intramembrane cysteine proteinase. The presence of a PEP-CTERM domain at a protein's C-terminus predicts cleavage within the sorting domain, followed by covalent anchoring to some some component of the (usually Gram-negative) cell surface. Many PEP-CTERM proteins exhibit an unusual sequence composition that includes large numbers of potential glycosylation sites. Expression of one such protein has been shown restore the ability of a bacterium to form floc, a type of biofilm.) — protein: MKLATFAASVSLASVPAYGQFTEFFDEALFLAELDSVTVETFDGFLPGDGVDAVTFFDFGAFTADGFNGAEFIVAAGGSFGDVNGTNFIDGFVGATPSVRTVVLTFDDPISALGADFVSPGSGSGLAFEVGGVTALDTTPLGFGSGFAGFTSDTPFTEVTLTFGTGTSAAEVFSFDDLAFGTLIPEPTSLALFGMAGPVGLRRRR